A window of Zingiber officinale cultivar Zhangliang chromosome 5A, Zo_v1.1, whole genome shotgun sequence contains these coding sequences:
- the LOC121981027 gene encoding glyceraldehyde-3-phosphate dehydrogenase 2, cytosolic-like isoform X3 translates to MGGRIAPSLTLPSRALFTSPFRLVAMAKIKIGINGFGRIGRLVARVTLQRDDVELVAVNDPFITTDYMTYKFKYDTVHGQWKHHHEIKVHEIKVKDSKTLLFGENEVTVFGIRNPEEIPWAETGAEFVVESTGVFTDKDKAAAHLKGGAKKVIISAPIKDAPMFVVGVNEHTYTSDINIVSNASCTTNYLAPLAKVIHDRFGIAEGLMTTVHSITVALSLKSKSNIVTYGTVVHVNGDGKLLHGVLLPMNCMRVSIDEVVENSARLSFLIPNECDTIGDAIGTHVAWPARWVVMKNEVGQSMRLEFFLCKK, encoded by the exons ATGGGCGGACGCATAGCTCCCTCGCTGACACTGCCGTCTCGTGCCCTTTTCACAAGCCCTTTTCGTCTCGTTGCCATGG CTAAGATCAAGATCGGCATCAACG GTTTCGGAAGAATTGGGAGGTTGGTCGCTAGAGTCACGCTTCAGAGAGATGATGTGGAGCTCGTCGCTGTCAATGATCCGTTCATCACAACCGACTACATG acatacaAGTTTAAATATGATACCGTGCATGGACAATGGAAGCATCATCATGAGATAAAAGTTCAtgagataaaagtgaaggatTCCAAGACCCTTCTTTTTGGAGAGAACGAAGTTACTGTCTTTGGCATCAG AAACCCTGAGGAGATTCCTTGGGCTGAGACTGGAGCTGAGTTCGTTGTGGAGTCGACTGGTGTCTTCACAGACAAGGACAAGGCTGCTGCTCACTTAAAG GGTGGTGCCAAGAAAGTCATCATTTCTGCTCCAATCAAGGATGCACCTATGTTTGTGGTGGGAGTGAATGAGCATACATACACATCTGACATCAATATTGTCTCCAATGCCAGCTGCACCACCAACTACCTTGCCCCTCTTGCAAAG GTCATTCATGATAGATTTGGAATTGCGGAAGGTTTGATGACGACTGTGCATTCCATCACTG TTGCACTGTCACTGAAATCAAAGTCCAATATTGTGACCTATGGTACAGTTGTTCATGTCAATGGGGATGGAAAATTACTTCATGGTGTCCTGTTACCCATGAATTGCATGCGCGTCTCGATTGATGAGGTTGTGGAGAATTCAGCAAGGTTGTCATTTCTCATACCAAATGAATGTGACACCATTGGTGACGCTATAGGGACCCATGTTGCTTGGCCTGCACGTTGGGTAGTGATGAAAAATGAG
- the LOC121981027 gene encoding glyceraldehyde-3-phosphate dehydrogenase 2, cytosolic-like isoform X2, which produces MGGRIAPSLTLPSRALFTSPFRLVAMAKIKIGINGFGRIGRLVARVTLQRDDVELVAVNDPFITTDYMTYKFKYDTVHGQWKHHHEIKVHEIKVKDSKTLLFGENEVTVFGIRNPEEIPWAETGAEFVVESTGVFTDKDKAAAHLKGGAKKVIISAPIKDAPMFVVGVNEHTYTSDINIVSNASCTTNYLAPLAKVIHDRFGIAEGLMTTVHSITVALSLKSKSNIVTYGTVVHVNGDGKLLHGVLLPMNCMRVSIDEVVENSARLSFLIPNECDTIGDAIGTHVAWPARWVVMKNEFKKIIYSNEEIDEVRSEWADCVLDYIHY; this is translated from the exons ATGGGCGGACGCATAGCTCCCTCGCTGACACTGCCGTCTCGTGCCCTTTTCACAAGCCCTTTTCGTCTCGTTGCCATGG CTAAGATCAAGATCGGCATCAACG GTTTCGGAAGAATTGGGAGGTTGGTCGCTAGAGTCACGCTTCAGAGAGATGATGTGGAGCTCGTCGCTGTCAATGATCCGTTCATCACAACCGACTACATG acatacaAGTTTAAATATGATACCGTGCATGGACAATGGAAGCATCATCATGAGATAAAAGTTCAtgagataaaagtgaaggatTCCAAGACCCTTCTTTTTGGAGAGAACGAAGTTACTGTCTTTGGCATCAG AAACCCTGAGGAGATTCCTTGGGCTGAGACTGGAGCTGAGTTCGTTGTGGAGTCGACTGGTGTCTTCACAGACAAGGACAAGGCTGCTGCTCACTTAAAG GGTGGTGCCAAGAAAGTCATCATTTCTGCTCCAATCAAGGATGCACCTATGTTTGTGGTGGGAGTGAATGAGCATACATACACATCTGACATCAATATTGTCTCCAATGCCAGCTGCACCACCAACTACCTTGCCCCTCTTGCAAAG GTCATTCATGATAGATTTGGAATTGCGGAAGGTTTGATGACGACTGTGCATTCCATCACTG TTGCACTGTCACTGAAATCAAAGTCCAATATTGTGACCTATGGTACAGTTGTTCATGTCAATGGGGATGGAAAATTACTTCATGGTGTCCTGTTACCCATGAATTGCATGCGCGTCTCGATTGATGAGGTTGTGGAGAATTCAGCAAGGTTGTCATTTCTCATACCAAATGAATGTGACACCATTGGTGACGCTATAGGGACCCATGTTGCTTGGCCTGCACGTTGGGTAGTGATGAAAAATGAG ttcaagaaaataatttactccaacgaagaaattgacgaagtgcgatccgaatgggcggattgcgtactagact
- the LOC121981027 gene encoding glyceraldehyde-3-phosphate dehydrogenase 2, cytosolic-like isoform X1 — protein MGGRIAPSLTLPSRALFTSPFRLVAMAKIKIGINGFGRIGRLVARVTLQRDDVELVAVNDPFITTDYMTYKFKYDTVHGQWKHHHEIKVHEIKVKDSKTLLFGENEVTVFGIRNPEEIPWAETGAEFVVESTGVFTDKDKAAAHLKGGAKKVIISAPIKDAPMFVVGVNEHTYTSDINIVSNASCTTNYLAPLAKVIHDRFGIAEGLMTTVHSITVALSLKSKSNIVTYGTVVHVNGDGKLLHGVLLPMNCMRVSIDEVVENSARLSFLIPNECDTIGDAIGTHVAWPARWVVMKNEINLQLLATCYLQNEKAYCAYKILKGRAIHET, from the exons ATGGGCGGACGCATAGCTCCCTCGCTGACACTGCCGTCTCGTGCCCTTTTCACAAGCCCTTTTCGTCTCGTTGCCATGG CTAAGATCAAGATCGGCATCAACG GTTTCGGAAGAATTGGGAGGTTGGTCGCTAGAGTCACGCTTCAGAGAGATGATGTGGAGCTCGTCGCTGTCAATGATCCGTTCATCACAACCGACTACATG acatacaAGTTTAAATATGATACCGTGCATGGACAATGGAAGCATCATCATGAGATAAAAGTTCAtgagataaaagtgaaggatTCCAAGACCCTTCTTTTTGGAGAGAACGAAGTTACTGTCTTTGGCATCAG AAACCCTGAGGAGATTCCTTGGGCTGAGACTGGAGCTGAGTTCGTTGTGGAGTCGACTGGTGTCTTCACAGACAAGGACAAGGCTGCTGCTCACTTAAAG GGTGGTGCCAAGAAAGTCATCATTTCTGCTCCAATCAAGGATGCACCTATGTTTGTGGTGGGAGTGAATGAGCATACATACACATCTGACATCAATATTGTCTCCAATGCCAGCTGCACCACCAACTACCTTGCCCCTCTTGCAAAG GTCATTCATGATAGATTTGGAATTGCGGAAGGTTTGATGACGACTGTGCATTCCATCACTG TTGCACTGTCACTGAAATCAAAGTCCAATATTGTGACCTATGGTACAGTTGTTCATGTCAATGGGGATGGAAAATTACTTCATGGTGTCCTGTTACCCATGAATTGCATGCGCGTCTCGATTGATGAGGTTGTGGAGAATTCAGCAAGGTTGTCATTTCTCATACCAAATGAATGTGACACCATTGGTGACGCTATAGGGACCCATGTTGCTTGGCCTGCACGTTGGGTAGTGATGAAAAATGAG